CACTTCGGAGAGGATCTCCGCCGATCCCCGCTTGAAGTCGCCGTCGTTGCGTCTCTCTCCAGCCATTTTCCCTGCATCCTCCCGAATGACGCTTGATGCCGCGCGGGACTCTACGTTGGCGTTCTTCCGGCTTTTATCAGCCCCGCATCTCCCTTTATATACGAGCGCGGGGGCGGTGAGTCTCACGGGCGAGCGCTCCGGGCCGGGAAATGCCGGTCCGGAGGTAAAAACAACCGGGAATAATCCTGCGGTTTGGGTTAGCATTTCCGTCTGCGGTTGGTTTCGGATAGAAGGAGCGGGTCCTGCAATGCTGCGCCGAAAGAACTCGGGAAGACCGGTAGCCCGTCGAAACAAGCGACGCTTCAACCGCGGGGCGTAGCTTGTCCGGTCCCTTTCTGACCGCGACTCGGCCGGAGAAGTCGGGCTTTGGTCTGCCGTATGCGCCGGGCCTCGACGGTCTGCGGGCGATAGCCGTTCTTGCGGTGCTGCTGTACCACGCCGACCTCGGCTGGATACGGGGCGGCTTTCTCGGGGTCGAGGTCTTTTTCGTGATCAGCGGCTTCCTTATAACTTCGCTGCTGCTCGCCGAGTACCGGAAGACCGGCGGGGTGGACCTTGTCGGGTTCTGGTTCGGGCGGGCCAGGCGGCTCCTACCGGCGGTCTTTTTCATGATGGCCGTGACCGCAACCTACGCGGTCGTTTTCCTGCCGGAGGAGGTCGCCGGGCTTCGCTCGGACATCCTTGCCGCCGCCGGGTACGTGACAAACTGGTACCTTGTTTTTGAGAACGAGTCGTACTTTGAGGCGGTCGGACGGCCTTCGCTTCTGAGGCATCTCTGGTCGCTGGCCGTCGAGGAGCAATTCTATCTTCTGTGGCCCGTTGCGGTGGCCGTCGGGCTGAGGCTGTTCCGGCGCGGCGGGGTCATGACGCTTGCGGTGCTCGGGGCTGCGGCGTCGGCGGGGCTTATGTTCTACCTCTACGACCCCGGCCTCGACCCGTCGCGCGTCTACTACGGGACGGATACCCGGGCGTCGGGGCTTTTGGTCGGGGCCGCGCTGGCGTTTTTCTGCGTGCCGGGGCGGGGCTTCTCGAATCCGAACGGCAACCGGGGGAAGTTCGCAGCTGCGGGCCGTTTAAGGCGGCGGTTCGGCTGGACCGGCCCGGCCTTTCTTGATGCGGTCGGGGTGGGTGCGCTCGTGGTGCTCGGATGGTTTTTCCTGAACGTCGGGGAGGCCGAGCCGTTTCTGTACCGGGGCGGGTTCGTGGTCGTTGCGCTTGTTACGGCGCTTCTTATAGCGGCGGTGGTCCACCCACACGCTCACCTCGGGATCATCGGCCTTGGTCCGATGCGCTGGCTCGGGCTGCGATCCTACGGGATCTACCTCTGGCACTGGCCGGTCTTTATGGTCACCCGACCCGACCTCGACGTACCGGCGGGCGTTCTCGGCGGCTGGCAACTCTTCGCCGCCAGGATGCTCGCGACGCTCGTGCTGGCGGATATCTCCTACCGCTTTGTCGAGACGCCCATCCGCCGGGGCGCGCTCGGGAGGGCGCTGAAAGACCTTGCGCGAGCCAGAGGACGGCGCAAGGGGCGGCTCGGCCTTCAGTGGAGCGCGGCGGCGGTTTTCTGCACCGCGCTCTTCGCCGTGCTCGGGGCGAACCTTGTCTCGGCCAAACCCCCCGAAACACCGGAGTACCTGAGCCGGGAATCAATCCGCACGGATCTCGCCCCCGTCTCCATCAGGCCCGAAAAACCCCCGGCAGAACCGGTAGCGGACAACCCCGAACCGGAGCAGCCGCCCGGGGAGGCCGCGAGCGAACCCGTTGAAGAAGCCTCTCCGGCCCCCGGGCCGATAACCGCCGTCGGGGACTCGGTGATGCTCGGGGCTTCGGAGGTGCTGGCCGAGCGGTTGCCGGAGATGGAGATCACCGACGCTTCGGTCGGGATGCAGGTCGCCGACGCTATCTCGATCCTTCAAACCCGCCGGGACGCCGGACAGCTCGGGAACACCGTTGTCCTGCACCTCGGGACGAACGGCACGTTCACGGACAAGGAGTTCAGGGAGATCATGTCCATACTCGGCGGCGTGGAGCGCGTCTACTTTATCAACGTCGAAGCCCCGCGTTCCTGGGAGCCGACAAATAACGAAGTGATAGAGAGCGGCGTCGAAGAGCACGACAACGCAACCCTTATAGACTGGCACGCCGCAAGCGATCCGAACCCGGAGTATTTCTACGGCGACGGCATCCACCCCGCCCCGCAGGGCGCGGAGGTCTATGCAGACCTGATCTCCTCGTCTCTCGGCCTCTGATGCAGTAACCCCGGCCCGGCAAAAACCCTGCGAAGCTCCCCCGGAAACCCCGCCTTCACGGCCGAGCGCGGACTTTACGGTGGATCTGATCCGGCAGGCCTGTTCCAGGCCGGTTTTCGCGGGGCTCCGTCCGTGCGCCACACCCCGGCCTCGGTTACAAGAACGTCGAAGCGGATGTCATGGTGTTCGGTCGGGACGGAGCCTACAACCTGCGCCTCGAACGCCGCCGCGACCAGCGGGGGACGAGGCGCAGACCCGCCGAGAAGCCGGTCGTAGTAGCCGCCACCGTATCCGAGCCGGCCGCCCCGGCGGTCAAAGGCCACGCCCGGCATCAGGACAAAGTCCACGTCCGAGAGCGGGACTTCGGGGAGGCCCGGCTCCGGCTCCTGGATCCCCCAGACCCCGGCGACAAGCTCCGAGTCCGGGTCGCAGACCTCGTGCAGCACGAGCGTGCCCCTCTCCCGGTCCACCCTCGGCAGGACCAGCCGCCTGCCCTCTGCAAGCACGGACCCGATAAAGCCGCTTACGGTATCCGGCTCGTCTCCGAAACCGCAGTAGGCGAGGACGGTCCCGGCCGCCCTGTATTCCGGCAGGGCCGCAACGCCGGAGAACATCCTGACCGAGAAGCGTTTGCGGTCACCCCCCCCGAGCGCGCTCCGGGCCTCAAGCACTCTCCGTCGCAGCCTGGATTTCGCCGGATCACGCCGCGAAGCTCGCTTCATAGAGGCCATTCTACGGGAGTTCCGTCCACCCCGGACGGTAATCTTCAGGCCGTACACCCGATTCGATAAGAAAGAAGGAGGTCGTTTCATGGAGCAGAGGGACGAACGGCTGGACGGTATGGATCGCCCGGACGGGGAGGAGGAGGTCGGCGGTTCACCGCCCGGGATAAACGCTCGCCTGGCGGTCTGGATAACCTCGGTCTCGCCGCTTGCGGCTCGGCGGTACCTCGGTTTCGGACTCGCCCTGCCGGAGTACCCCGCTCGAACACCGGGGGTTGGTGAAGGCTGGCAGGGACGCGCTGTGAGAGATGTGCTCACGGAGTGCTACGCCCGGCGTATGCTGGACCCGGTAAGAGAGCGGGTGGAATCCGTCGCGATGGACGTACTCCCGCCGCCGACCGCCGCGATCCTGGAAGAAGAGGGAAAGGAAACCGAGGAGCGGCTCCACCGCCCGCGCGGCTTCGAGACGGCGCTCGACCGGTGGCAGAGAGCGGTATCCGTGGTCTCCGAGCGGGTTGCGGTCTTTCTGAGAAACGGGCCGAGCGCGGACTTCGGCGGGGGTGAGGTGCTCGCAAGCGGCGAGGAGCTATCCGAGGCGGAGCGGGGCCTTCTGCTCCGGCAGCGCGTAGACCTGCTGGGCAGACGGGCGGACGGAAGGCTCGTCGCCGTTATAGTGGTCGGGTGTTCGGGGCGCGGCAGACCGCCCCGGCCTCCGGCCGAGGACTGGCGGGTGATCCTCTGCTCCCGGATAGTCCGGGCAAAGTTCGGGCGT
This sequence is a window from Rubrobacter indicoceani. Protein-coding genes within it:
- a CDS encoding acyltransferase family protein, with translation MSGPFLTATRPEKSGFGLPYAPGLDGLRAIAVLAVLLYHADLGWIRGGFLGVEVFFVISGFLITSLLLAEYRKTGGVDLVGFWFGRARRLLPAVFFMMAVTATYAVVFLPEEVAGLRSDILAAAGYVTNWYLVFENESYFEAVGRPSLLRHLWSLAVEEQFYLLWPVAVAVGLRLFRRGGVMTLAVLGAAASAGLMFYLYDPGLDPSRVYYGTDTRASGLLVGAALAFFCVPGRGFSNPNGNRGKFAAAGRLRRRFGWTGPAFLDAVGVGALVVLGWFFLNVGEAEPFLYRGGFVVVALVTALLIAAVVHPHAHLGIIGLGPMRWLGLRSYGIYLWHWPVFMVTRPDLDVPAGVLGGWQLFAARMLATLVLADISYRFVETPIRRGALGRALKDLARARGRRKGRLGLQWSAAAVFCTALFAVLGANLVSAKPPETPEYLSRESIRTDLAPVSIRPEKPPAEPVADNPEPEQPPGEAASEPVEEASPAPGPITAVGDSVMLGASEVLAERLPEMEITDASVGMQVADAISILQTRRDAGQLGNTVVLHLGTNGTFTDKEFREIMSILGGVERVYFINVEAPRSWEPTNNEVIESGVEEHDNATLIDWHAASDPNPEYFYGDGIHPAPQGAEVYADLISSSLGL
- a CDS encoding 5-formyltetrahydrofolate cyclo-ligase; this encodes MKRASRRDPAKSRLRRRVLEARSALGGGDRKRFSVRMFSGVAALPEYRAAGTVLAYCGFGDEPDTVSGFIGSVLAEGRRLVLPRVDRERGTLVLHEVCDPDSELVAGVWGIQEPEPGLPEVPLSDVDFVLMPGVAFDRRGGRLGYGGGYYDRLLGGSAPRPPLVAAAFEAQVVGSVPTEHHDIRFDVLVTEAGVWRTDGAPRKPAWNRPAGSDPP